tgttctgagtgtgggaaatgttttacatccaAATCAAATTATGTCATACATCAGAAAACTCACATAGGTGAGagtccatttacatgttctgagtgtgggaaatgttttacacggaaattacatcttgttcaacatgagagaagtcacaccggagagaagccattttcatgttctgagtgtgggaaatgttttgcactgaaatcaACTCTTatcagacatgagagaagtcacaccggagagaagccattatcatgttctgagtgtgggaaatgttttgcactgaaatcaactcttattagacatgagagaagtcacaccggagagaagccatttacatgttctgagtgtgggaaatgttttacacggaaatcatttcttattatacatgagagaagtcacactggagagaagccattttcatgttctgagtgtggaaaaggttttaaacacaagtcatatcttgttatacatgagagaagtcacactggagtgaagccatttacatgttctgagtgtgggaaatgtttttcactgaaatcgaatcttgttcaacatgagagaagtcacactggagagaagccattttcatgttctgagtgtggaaaacctTTTTCACACAAATCAtgtcttgttacacatgagagaaatCACACCGGAGAggggccattttcatgttctgagtgtgggaaatgttttgcacagaaatcaactcttgttatacatgagagaagtcacaccggagagaagccatttccatgttctgagtgtgggaaatgtttttcactgaaatcgaatcttgttcaacatgagagatgTCACagtggagagaagccattttcttgttttgagtgtggaaaaggtttttcacacaagtcatatcttgttatacatgagaaaaGTCACACCGGagtgaagccatttacatgttctgagtgtgggaaaggtttttcaCTAAAATcgaatcttgttcaacatgagagaagtcacactggagagaagccatttttttgttctgagtgtggaaaaggtttttcacaaaagtcatatcttgttacacatgagagaagtcacactggagagaagccattttcttgttctgagtgtggaaaaggtttttcacacaagtcacatcttgttacacatgagagaagtcacacaggtgagaggctattttcatgttctgagtgtgggaaagggtttatacggaaatcacatcttgttacacatgagagacgtcacacaggtgagaggccattttcatgttctgagtgtgggaaaagttttatacagaaatcacatcttgttcaacatgagagaactCACAGACGTTTGAAGCCATTTGCATGCTCTGAGTGATtactaaatcagctcttgttggacACAGTGGACATCACACAGGtggggaaccattttaatcttctggagtatactcatcttcaccatttccctgcattgttccTTCAGGTTTTATCCTAtgtcctgtggtttttttttttacaatatacatGCTGCTACTGGGTGAAATAATAAGACATCATGCCCTCCTTTACCTCTACTATGCAGATAACCTgtctttgctccgggtactgaaaaCAATACCAAtactaaatgtctagctgagctccaggtgtgggtgatgccagttggccgtGACTCAGTCCTAGCGAAACAGGTCCatatgctaatgcacgccgactctcctgtcttctgattactttctcccactcctatccaagatttttcacgtgctgctccctttctctggaattccctacctctccccctcagactgttaccagcagtaccaagaatctgccATAATTCATTTGTGGTTGATCTGTTAGCtatgcagccctgaccatggaacctgctgcctcgcacagtccaagagacctccaccctggagaccacaaacagactgatgactgttactcacatgTTTCATTAATGTTCCTTCACTTCCTAAATATACATCCCACATGCTGAGGTCTTTATTCTGTTCTACTTATTGTGTATCTTGTGCTCTGTGTAAATGTGAATATAAAGTTCTGTGAGTGATATTGGGAGGAAAGTgaagtataagtaacattattactggtgagaatgacaggagtcagatctagttacaccatacttcacatatacagaaggggaaatgtataagtaacattattaccggtgagaatgacaggagtcagatctagttacaccatacgttacatatacagaaggggaaatgtataagtaacattattaccggtgagaatgacaggagtcagatgtagttacaccatacgttacatatacagaaggggaaatgtataagtaacattattactggtgagaatgacaggagtcagatctagttacaccttatgttacatatacagaaggggaaatgtataagtaacattataactggtgagaatgacagaagtcagatctagttacaccatacgttccatatacagaaggggaaatgtataagtaacattattactggtgagaatgacaggagtcagatctagttacaccatacgttccatatacagaaggggaaatgtataagtaacattattcctggtgagaatgacaggagtcagatctagttacaccacatGTTCCATAtagagaaggggaaatgtataagtaacgttattactggtgagaatgactggagtcacatctagttacaccatacgttccatatacagaaggggaaatgtataagtaacattattactggtgagaatgacagaagtcagatctagttacaccatacgttacatatacagaaggggaaatgtataagtaacattattcctggtgagaatgacaggagtcagatctagttacaccacatGTTCCATAtagagaaggggaaatgtataagtaacgttattactggtgagaatgactggagtcacatctagttacaccatacgttccatatacagaaggggaaatgtataagtaacattattactggtgagaatgacagaagtcagatctagttacaccatacgtcacatatacagaagggaaatgtataagtatcattattactagtgagaatgacaggagtcagatctagttacaccatacgtcacatatacagaaggggaaatgtataagtattattactggtgagaatgacaggagtcagatctagttacaccatactttacatgtacagaaggggaaatgtataagtatcattattactggtgagaatggcaggagtcagatctagttacaccatacgttatatatacagaaggggaaatgtataagtaacattattaccggtgagaatgacaggagtcagatctagttacaccatatgttaaatatgtttattaatgtttattaattaatgtttattcatctttaaatgtaacatttaaagattaataaatcaccagggcccgatggtattcacccaagggttctaatggagcttcactctgaactggcaaaaccgctatctttgatctttaaggattcagttatatcaggtatggttcccaaagactggcgtatagcggaagtagtgcctatattcaaaaagggaagtaaagctgaaccaggtaattatagaccagttagtctaacatctatagtggggaaagtattggaaggtattctaagagatagtacacagaagttccttgaagtcaataaggtcattaaaattaatgaacatgggtttatgaaggacagatcctgtcaaaccaacttacttggcttttatgaaacagtaagcgcaaacctagatcatggtaaagacgtggatgtaatctttttagactttgccaaagcgtttgatactgtaccacacatgagacttatctagaagctacaagaatcagggctaggaagcacaatatgcacttgggtcaaaaactggttagataatatggagcagcgcgttgtggttaatggatctttttcaacttggactgaagtgctaagtggtgtgccgcaaggctcagtattaggaccgctattcaatcttttcattaacgacctaaaagaaggtctagagagcatggtgtcaatttttgcagatgataccaaattgtgtaaggctataagtacaaaggaggatgccgagtctcttcagaacgacttagttaaattagaagcatgggcagccaaatggagaatgcgcttcaacacagacaagtgtaaggtaatacactgtggtaacaagaacaaaaattacacctacctactaaatggggtaaaattaggggattctgtactggaaaaggacttaggtcatagatagcaaactaagcagtagtacccaaagtaggactgcagcaaagaaggctaataaaatattagcatgcataaaacggggtattgatgctagggacgagagtattaaggcccatacacattagacgatgtcgctctgtgagcgacatcgtctaacgtttccccctcccgggccggccggtcggcggccgcctgaacgtactgagcgatatgacagctcatatcgctcagtgacgtcacgtccccgccagccctgcatgaaggtcgtggacgaccgtccacatccttcatgcatgtcccgccgacagcgacgatcgttgccgacccgcggggccgcgcatcgtccgtcgctggcggcatacacacttaccgattaaatgagcgacgtcgctcatggagggggaaaatgagcgacgtcgctcatttaatcggcaagtgtgtacggacctttatactcccgttatataaatcactagtgaggccacaccttgaatactgtgtacaattctgggcaccgtactacaaaaaagatatcctggagctagaaaaggttcagaggagggcgaccaaactaattaagggcatggagacgatggaatacaaggaaaggcttgaaagactaggcatgtttacattggaaaagcggagactaagaggatatga
This region of Pseudophryne corroboree isolate aPseCor3 chromosome 3 unlocalized genomic scaffold, aPseCor3.hap2 SUPER_3_unloc_9, whole genome shotgun sequence genomic DNA includes:
- the LOC134984894 gene encoding gastrula zinc finger protein XlCGF57.1-like, whose product is DGHTSRNISEVHLISSPDCEIKDDSRQDSPGTNLITPIVHPALSADPSDPGKCSPDHSDIGASVTALTVDTVFSCSIDAPCSTQNTKLIAHQPAKAGERQFPCSECGKCFARKSFLVIHERSHTGEKPFSCSECGKCFTSKSNYVIHQKTHIGESPFTCSECGKCFTRKLHLVQHERSHTGEKPFSCSECGKCFALKSTLIRHERSHTGEKPLSCSECGKCFALKSTLIRHERSHTGEKPFTCSECGKCFTRKSFLIIHERSHTGEKPFSCSECGKGFKHKSYLVIHERSHTGVKPFTCSECGKCFSLKSNLVQHERSHTGEKPFSCSECGKPFSHKSCLVTHERNHTGEGPFSCSECGKCFAQKSTLVIHERSHTGEKPFPCSECGKCFSLKSNLVQHERCHSGEKPFSCFECGKGFSHKSYLVIHEKSHTGVKPFTCSECGKGFSLKSNLVQHERSHTGEKPFFCSECGKGFSQKSYLVTHERSHTGEKPFSCSECGKGFSHKSHLVTHERSHTGERLFSCSECGKGFIRKSHLVTHERRHTGERPFSCSECGKSFIQKSHLVQHERTHRRLKPFACSE